The DNA segment ATTCGCAATAGTCTTGACCACGGTATTGAGTTACCTGAGCAGCGCATTGCCGCCGGTAAAGACCCCCTTGGCAAAATTACCTTGTCGGCAAAACATGCCCAGGGACAGGTGATTATTCAAATCAAAGACGATGGTGGCGGGATTGATGCCGATAAGGTGTGGGAAAAAGTTCTGGAAAAGGGTTTGTCTACCCAACAGGAAAAACCTGCGCCTAAAGATATTCTTGCCTTTATTTTTGCCCCTGGATTTTCTACCGCTGCAACCATTACCAGTATCTCCGGTCGAGGTGTCGGTATGGATGTGGTTAAAAAAGCGATTGAAAGTCTGCGCGGCAGTATTGATATAGATAGCGTGGTGGGTGTGGGTAGCACCATTACACTGCGGCTGCCATTAACTCTGGCCATTATCGACGGTTTGTTGGTCAGGGTTGGCGCTGAAATTCTGGTGGTTCCATTGGCGATGGTTGAAGAGTGTGTGGAAACCACGCGTGGCGCCCTTAAGTATTCTGCTCAAGGCCAGCTGATACGTGTGCGCGATACGTTGGTGCCCTGTTTGCCTTTACAAAATTGGGCAGGATCTGCTGCCCGGGTCAATGACGATATCCAGATTGTTATTGTCAGTGTAGAAGGCCAGTGCTATGGCCTGATAGTCGATGATGTGGTCGGGCAGGAGCAGATTGTTATTAAAAGCCTGGGGCGCATTTATCAGGCTATTGAAGGGGTTAGTGGCGCCACTATTTTAGGTGATGGCGCCGTGGCCTTGATTTTGGACTTAGTGAAAATTGTTCAATTGTTTGACAGTAAAGAAAACGTTTAATGCTGCAATTTGATTGCAGAAATATTTCGATGATGACTGATAGAGGAAGCCCAGCCATGTTTACTATAAACGCACTGTTATCCCGATTCCGTATAGGCACCAAGATTGGCGGTGGTTTTTTTGCCGTGGCTCTGGTGTTGTTAACGACGGTATTGGTCACGATGTCTGAGATCAAAAAAACCAATGAGATTTCCAATAGGGTGATTGATTTGCGCGCCCCTACAGCTCGCGCCAGTTTGGAAATGTTAAATGGTATCAATCATTCACTGGCGGCCCTTCGAGGCTGGATTATTCTTGGGTCCGATAAATTTAAGCAAGAACGTAATATGTCCTGGCAAGAGGAGATAGAGCCTGCACTGGCTTCGATGAAAGATTTTTCAGCGACATGGACCAATCCTGAAAATATCGAACGATTAAAACGTATTGAAGCAGCGTTAAATGAGTTTAAGCAGTATCAAAATGAAATCGAAGCGATTGCCCAGTCGGTTGATAATCAGCCTGCGCTAAAGATTTTATTCGAGGAGGCGGCACCTGAAGCGCAAAAGTTGACGGCAACAATCACGACTATGATTGACCTTGAGTCCAAAGAAAAGGCAAGCCCAAGGCGCAAGCAGCTATTGGGTATTATGGCGGATGTCAGGGGTACCACGGGATTGGCCTTGGCCAATATTCGCGCCTACCTGCTTTCAGGAGAAGAGAAGTTTGCTATTAAATTTAATACCCTGTGGGAAAAAAACGAGCGTCGCTTTAATGATTTGAACAATAATCAGTCGCTGTTAACCGATCAGCAAAAACAGGCTTTTGATGTTTTTAGTGCTGCCAGAGAAAAGTTCGCGCCACTGCCACAGCGTATGTTTACGATCAAGGCTGGTAAAGAGTCTAATCTGGCTAATCTATGGCTTGGCACTAAAGCTGCACCTACAGCGTTTGCTATTAAAAATGATCTTAAGGCCATGGCCGATAACCAAAAGCAGTTGATGATTGACGATATGGCGACGGCCAAATCACTGGCGGCAAGTCTTAACCAGTTTCTCTGGGTGCTGCTGGCCTCTGGCTTATTGCTGGCGGCAGTGATTGGCACGGTAATTACCCGAGTGATTATCAAACCGATCAATAGCAGCGTAGAGATTATGGAAACCCTCGCCAAGGGCGACCTTGAGGTGGATATAGAGGTGAATAGCAAGGATGAAGTCGGTGAGATGTTAGCGGCTCTTAAAGCCATGGTGGCGAGTATTAGTGATGTGGTGGTGACCGTTGCTAACTCCTCGGACGGTGTGAATAACGGTTCTCAGGAATTGAGTTCAACAGCCCAGCAATTATCCCAGAGTGCTACAGAGCAAGCCGCCTCACTGGAAGAGGTGTCGGCCTCAATGGAACAAATGGCAGCGAATATTAGCCAGAGCGCAGACAATGCCCAGCAAACCGAAAAGATTGCCCAGCAGGTGTCACAAGATGCTGCTGAAGGCGGAGAGGCGGTTAGTGGTGCAGTAACCGCCATGAAGGAAATTGCCAATACCATTTCGGTTATCGAAGAGATTGCTCGCCAAACGAATTTACTGGCATTAAATGCTGCGATTGAGGCTGCCCGGGCCGGTGAGCACGGTAAAGGTTTTGCGGTGGTCGCCTCGGAGGTACGCCAGCTGGCTCAAGAGAGTAAAAAGGCAGCCGGTGAAATTAGCCAGCTGTCAGAAAATTCTATGGCCGTGGCAGAAAAAGCGGGGGAGCTGCTGGCGTCCATTGTGCCTGATATTCGTAAAACCGCCGAGTTGGTGCAAGAGATCAGTGTGGCAGCACAAGAGCAAGATACCGGTGCCAGTCAGATCAATGTCGCTATTCAGCAGCTGGATCAAACGGTACAGCAGGGTGCGGCGGCCTCAGAGGAGGTGGCCTCAACAGCTGAAAATTTATCAGACCAAACAGAGATGATGACCTCGGCGATCGCTTATTTCAACGTGGCTGAAGGCGATGTCCAATTAACCGCTAGCCATGCTGGAGGTCAGGGGGAGCCCCGTTCCGGCTCAGCTGAAACAGCCATAAAGGCAGTGTCCACCTCAACGCCCGCTGAGCCTAAAACCAGAACCGCCGCTTCCGGTATTGATATCGATATGGGGCTGGATGGCCAGGATGCTGAGACAGCGTTTACCTCCTATTAACTGATTGACTCTGGTGTTCATTGAATGGGAGTAGGGCTATGTCTGAATGGATAGATACCAATGTGGGGCAGTATCTGAACTTTGAGTTAGACGATACCTTGTATGGTATTAATATTCGAAGCATTAAAGAAGTGCTGGACCTTTGCGAGATTACCCCTTTGCCAAGCAGTGCTGATTATTTACGTGGCGTGATTAATTTGCGCGGCCAGGTTGTGCCCGTTATTGATTTAAAGCTGCGCTTTGGTCTTGCCGTCACTGAGATGACCGTTGATACCTGTATTTTGATTCTGGAGATAAAAGACTCTCAGGGTGAGTTATTTTTACTCGGTGCATTGGCGGACTCTGTACGGGAAGTGATTGACTTGTCGGCCTCTGATATTGACCCACCACCGCAGGTGGGTAGCTCGGTTAATTCTGCTTTTATTTATGGTGTTGGTCAGCATGATGGCGCTTTCGTGGTGCTGCTTGATGCCCAGTCATTGAGTAGCCATGACGACCTTGAGGCTATAAAAGTTGCAGCCTCTGTCGTTGGGCCAGAGGGAGAGAGTGTCGATGAGCACTGTCACGAAGAAGGTGTTGCCAGTTATGAATGACTCAATACCGGCGGATAATTTATCCCAATACCTGACCTTTTGTCTTCACGATGAGTTGTTGGGCCTTAACCTTCATTGGGTAAAAGAAGTGATAGAGGTTAAAACCATTACCGCGCTGCCCCGCGCTCCCCAGTATGTGCGTGGGGTGATTAATTTACGTGGCCAGGTGATTCCAGTCATTGATTTGCGAATAAAGTTTTCCATAGTGGCCAAACCGCTCACGGTAGACAGTTGCATTATTATCGTAGAAAGCCAGGTTAACGAGGAGACCGTGGTGATCGGTGTGATGGTCGATTCGGTGAGCGATGTGCTTACCGTTGAAGCCGACGATAAAGAGCCTGCCCCGGGGATGGGGGGCGGTATCGAACATCAATTTATTGAAGGTCTGGCAAGACTCGGCGATCACTTTATTACGCTGCTGGACAGCAAGGTAGTCTTTTCCCTTGAGGAAATGCTGGTCGGTAGCCCAAGTCAGTCAGTAGATGCCTGTGCAGCCAGACCGGCGCAGCCCGTTGATAAGGTACAAGCGGCGTGTTAGCGATACATCAGGAATCACTCAGTAGCTCGGATTTTGAGCGTATAGCGGCCTATGTGTTTTGCCGAGCAGGCTTACGCTTAACCGATAATAAGCGGAGCATGGTTGAGGGGCGTCTTCGCCATCGCCTAAAAGCGCTGAAGCTAGCAACTTTTGAGGCGTATACCGACTATGTTTTTGGCCCCCAGGGGCAGTTGGAAAGCGTCTACCTTGTTGAGAGCCTGACCACCCATAAAACCCATTTTTTCCGGGAGCAGCAGCACTTTGATTATTTGCGGCAGCATTACCTTCCCCTCTGGGTAGATCGTCCGAACAATGCATCTCGTACTTTAAAAGTATGGAGTGCGGGTTGCTCTACCGGCGAGGAGGCCTACTCGCTGGCCATGTTGTTACTGGAGTGGAATCAATATCACCAGAAGATAAAATTTGAAGTTTATGCTACCGATATTTCGCGGGCTGTGGTGGTTAAAGCCGTCAATGGCTTGTACCGGGAAGCCGAGGTAAGTGATGTTCCCCTGGCGTTGCGGCAAAAATATTTTCTGCGCAGCGTGGCCAATACCAACGTGGTTAAAATGGGGCCGGAGCTACAAAGCTGTGTAAGTTTCGGCACTCTCAATTTACTTAACGATCACTACACGTTGCCCGGCCGGTTTGACATTATTTTTTGTCGCAATGTATTAATTTATTTTGATCGCCCTACGGAAGAAAAGGTGATTAATCAATTATGCCGAAAGCTAAAACCTCAAGGTCATCTTTTTCTAGGTCATTCAGAGTCCATCACCGGTCTTAATGTTCCTCTGGATACGCTGGGCGCCACTACCTATAAGTTGAAAGGATAAATGTTACAGACTATGGAGTCCGTCATGAAGAAACCCACAATAAAAGTTATGATCGTTGATGACTCTGCGGTGGTACGTCAAACCCTTAGTGATATTTTAAATAGTGATGATGAGCTGGAGGTAATATCCTACGCTCAGGACCCTATTGCAGCCGCCAAAAAAATCCGCGATGAGGCCCCGATGTCATTACTCTGGATGTTGAAATGCCACGGATGGATGGTCTGACTTTTTTACGCAAAATTATGCAGCAGCACCCGTTGCCTGTTGTTATATGCTCCAGTCTGGTAGGCAAAGGTTCAGAGACACTAAGCAAAGCCATTGAGTATGGCGCAACAGAAATTATTGCCAAGCCGCAAAGTGGTACCCAGCTTTTTTTACAGGAGTCGCGGATCACTATTATTGATGCCGTTAAAGCCGCCTCATTAGTAAAGCCTAAAAAACTGGTGGCGGCTCGTTTGGTGCCCAGCAAAAAACAAAATGCGGATGTTATGCTAGCCAAACCCCTTGGTAGTGCCATGTCCGAGACTACCGAACGTATTGTCGTAGTAGGTGCCTCCACCGGAGGGACTGAGGCTCTCACCAGATTTTTACAGGCCCTGCCTAATAACTGCCCCGGTGTGGTTATTGTTCAACATATGCCGGAGGGCTTTACCCGCTCCTTTGCCGAGCGTCTGGATGGCCTGTGTGCAGTGAGCGTTAAGGAGGCGCGCAATGGTGATTCGATATTGCGAGGCCATGTATTAATTGCTCCGGGTAACCATCACCTAATGTGTAAACGCAGTGGTGCGCGCTATTTTGTAGAGATAAAACAGGGCCCTCTGGTATCCAGACACCGACCTTCGGTCGATGTGCTATTTCGCTCGGCCGCCAAATATGCGGGCAAAAATGTTCTGGGTATTATCCTGACCGGTATGGGGGATGATGGTGCCAAAGGAATGAAAGAAATGCATGATGCCGGTGCTCTGACGATTGCCCAGGATGAGGCCACGTCGGTGGTGTTTGGTATGCCCAATGAGGCAATAAAGGCCGGTGGTGTGGATAAAATCTTGCCACTCGACCAGATTGCTGGGCAACTGATCCGCTAGGGTGGTTATATTTCTCTATGGTTGGAGAGCGGTGAAGCGGTGTTAGCTAATTATCTCTTCATAGATATCACAGATTGTAAAGCTGCCGGTATCTGAGTTAATTTTTAAATAAGACTATTAAATTTTATGCTTTGCTTAAATAAAACATTTTTCTGCCCGGGTCGCAGAGTCTTCATAATAGCAAGGCTCTACACTGCTTTGGTTTTATTATGGGTGCCTTGTTCTGGTTATGCAGGCCTGGATGCGGTGTTAGATAATGGTCGTGTCGCTTTGGACGGTGCTATACGGGGAATGGAAAACCTGGAAAGCCATGAGCATGGGATGATTTATTATCTGGGTTTGGATTTGCATAAAGTATTTAGCCGAAGCACCAGCGATATAGGTACCCTGATATTTCAGCCCTATCTTGTAAGGCGAAAAAATACTCACTATATTTTCAGCGATGTGGGTCAGGAAGACGATCAAGAACTTATCTGGCGCGTCGCCAATTTTAATTACACAGCATTGTCCAATGGTGGGGTAAATATTCGTGCAGGGCACTTTGAGCTGCCCTTTGGTCTGGAGCAAACCATGGACTCCAATGGCACTCTGCGGCAATTTACAGCGTCTGACCGCGCGATAAAATCGGATTGGGGTGTGTCCGTAAATGGGGTCTTGCCAAGCTACGAATACGAAGTAGCACTCAGTGCTGGATCAGGTAATACAATAGACCGTAGTCAATCACCCTATCTATTTTCAGGCCGAATTGGCAGTGCCTCTCACCAAAATTATGTTGTGGGCGGTTCATGGTTTTACGGTGATGTCCTTGTTGAAAAGACGATTACTGAGCGTAGAAAAATCGGGCTTGATCTTGCTTATTACTTTCGCCAATGGATGTGGCTGGCAGAAATATCCATCGGTGAAAACGACCAACAGAATACCGTTAGTGGTTTTTTAGAACTGTCACAGCAGATACCTCAAGAACATTTACATCTTTATATGCAGCTAAAACATCAGCAAATCAAAAGCGAAGGATGGCAGTCCGGTGGTCAGTTTATAACGGGGCTGGTATGGGAGCCCTATAAAAACTTTACTGTGAGTGGGCAGTTGCTGTACTCCATTGAGGAGATAGAACAACAGCCAAGGTCGAACAGGCTCAGTGTGCAACTCCGTTATCGTTTTGAATAGTGTTGCCGTGAAAATCGGGAGGTTATATGACTTTAAACACAATTCGACATTTTTTATCGGTCATTTTAGCGCTGTATTGCACAGTGGGGCAGGCCGCCTACTGCTCATTACGGGACCCGGTAGCAGCTATCACTGCACTCTATGGTGCTGGCGTTAATCATCGATCCATTGTTGCCTCAATAACTAGTGAGGACAGAGTAGCGGTTAAGAAGCTCCTGCCGTTTACCTTGCACCGCAGTGAGATTGGTAGGCATACGCTGTATGTTATCTATCGTGATCAAGCGCCACTGGGTTTTGTACAGGCAAGATCAGAATTGGCGGAATGGGGTTTGATGGAAGTGGCATGGTCTATCAATGTTGACTTGACTATTGGTGGATTTTTTTTCCAGCGCTGCCGGGGGGAAGGCTGTGAATTAGCGGCCATTAGGCATTTGCATATATTGCTGGCGGAAAAAAACTTCAAGGAGTTACAGCAACTACTGAGTGATGATGGTTCCCGGTTAGTTAATGAGGGGGCTGCACTGCCCGATGAAATTCACCCGATAGCTTTATTAACTATACGCTCGGCACTGAAAACCATTGCTATAACAGATATTAGTTGGTCTAAAGAACTACGGTCCTTTCAGGTTAATCAGTATGACTGAAAAGGTTAATCACTCTATAGGTTAGGCTCTATGCGAATAAAAGTTTATTTGGCAATCCTTGTTTTCTGCTGCTTGCTCAGTGGTTATGCGCTGGACCAGGTACTGTCGCTACAGTTTAGGCAATTACAGTGGCTAGATCACAAGCTACATGAGAATCGCCTTCTGGCTAAAGATCTGGAAAGGATTAAAGGAAACGCTGCGCAATATCTTGTGTCAACTGATTTAATTATGGGGTCAGGTAGTAGCTATCTGGCCCATGGGGCCATAAAAATTGGAAACTATTTGATAGAGGACCTAAGGCGTGTTCGCAATGAATATGGAGAATCACTTCCTATAGAAAAAATTGTCGCCTCAGTTAATCATATTGTTGAAATTAATAAACTGGTTGATGCTGCACAGTTCGATAGCGAGTCACTGGAAGCTGTTGTGGAGTCAAGCTGGTTGGTCATTTATGATGATCATGCCTATAAGTTAAGTAAACATATCGCCTATCTTTCATCGCTTGTTGATAAGCGGTTAGTCGCTAAGACCGGGCGGCGTGATAGTGCTGAACGAAGCTTGATGTGGGTAAGCTGGTTTTCCAGACTTGTATTTTTATTGATAGTTATCATTCTATGGTTCTGGGCAAATAAAAAAATATGCAAGCCTCTGTATTTTCTTCAAAAGTCCTCTTCAGAAGCAGTTTCTGGTGGTGAATTTACTATTACTAAGGATGCGCCAAAAGAGATACTTCATCTTAGTAACGATTTTAAAAAGCTGACAGAGACCTTGTTTCATCAGGCAGACCATGATCCTTTAACCGGCTTAAACAATCGGCGCTCCTTTGAACGGCATATGGCGAATATGAATCCGATTGAAGACGGCATGAACTATATCTGCTTTATAGATCTGGATTATTTCAAAACTATCAATGACAGTTGTGGCCATGATGTAGGTGATGAAATATTGGTTAAGGTGGCTCGCTTGCTCTCTCATTCAGTGAGGTCCTGTGATATGGTGGCGCGGTTGGGTGGGGACGAGTTTGTTATTGTGTTGAACGATTGCAACCTGCCTGCGGCAAAAAAAATCAATAACAAAATTTGCAATGCTATTCGAGACATTCGTTATTGTAGTGCAGGTGAAGAATATTACCTCAGTGCGAGTATTGGTATTTCTGCGTCTTTTAATCGCGGCAAAACCACCACAGAAATATTGGGGACTGCCGATATTGCCTGTAATCTAGCCAAGGAGTCTGGCCGAAATGCTGTTCATGCCTTCGATAAAGCCCATGATAATCTATCGCTTCGCGAAGAGAAGATGGTATCTATTCACCAAATTGACGCGGCATTGAGTAATGGGGACTTTGTACTTTACAAGCAAGATATCGTTTCTCTATCAGATACGCCCCAAGACTCAGGCATTGAAATATTACTGCGGATGAAAAACAAGGAAGGGGGGCTTATAGGGCCAGACCAATTTCTCCCGGTAGCTGACCGCTATAACAAGATCGTTGAAATTGACCGTTGTGTGGTTGCAACAGCTTTTAATTGGTTTGATGCTCACCCCTCCGTATTAAAAGATCTTGCCTTTGTTTCTATTAATTTGTCGGTAAAGTCACTGAGTAACAAACGGTTCGAAAATTTTGTGATTGATACTGTGGTTCACAGTCATGTTCCCGCTAGAAAGATCTGTTTCGAAATTACTGAGACCGCGGCGATCGATAATATTACTCGCGTTCAGGGCTTTATGAATAATGTCAAAGCGATAGGCTGCACCTTCGCCCTGGATGATTTTGGCAGTGGTCACTCATCTTACTCTTATATAAAAGACCTCCCTTCAGATGCCTTGAAAATTGATGGCTCATTTGTGGTGGGCATGCTGCAAAATCCACTGGACTATGCCGCTGTGAAATCTATCTGCGAAATTTCCAAGGCGGCCAATCAAAAGATTGTGGCTGAATTTGTAGAAAACGAAGCGATTGTTGCACAGCTAAAGGAATTGGGTGTGGATTATGCGCAGGGCTACTATTTTTCTAAGCCCGAGCCTTTGTCCAGCCTCAAGCATAAGCGTATTTTTAATTCGAATAGGCTGAGACCTGCTGTTTGCTATAAACCTCTTCTTAATTAGCTTAATGCCCGAAAGCAGTCGCTGCAGGCATGTGGTCGCAGTCTGTGTTTTAAGGCCGCTGCCGGACGAACCGGGCGCTCAGCGAGATTGCCAACAATTTGGATAGCGAGGTACCCTGAAGCGAGTGAAAAACGTTCAAGCCTCATACCTTTCTTTGGAAGGGTTTAATACGGACTTAAAATGCCGCCCACAAAAAAGCCCGCTTCGTGGCAGGCTTCTAAGTCATTGAATTACAATGTTATATTGGTAGCGAGAGGCAGATTTGAACTGCCGACCCCATCATTATGAGTGATGTGCTCTAACCAGCTGAGCTATCTCGCCAAAACTTGTCTATCGACGCTGCCTTGTGGGCTTGCCGACTTTCGAGAGGCGCGTATTCTGGCGATTTGGGCCCTTGCTGTCAAGAGAGAATAGGCCTCTTTGCCGGATTTAAACGTTAAATTTAAAGTGGATTACATCGCCGTCCTGAACGACATAATCTTTGCCTTCCAGACGTAATTTACCGGCCTCTTTAGCCCCTTGTTCGCCGTTAAACTCTACAAAGTGCTCATAAGACATAATTTCAGCCTTGATAAAGCCGCGCTGGAAGTCGGTGTGGATAACGCCTGCGGCCTCTGGGGCGGTGGCACCCAGTGGGATGGTCCAGGCGCGTACTTCCTGCACACCGGCGGTAAAGTAGGTATGCAGGCCTAAAAGTTCATAACCGGCGCGGATTACCCGGTTTAAGCCAGCTTCTTCCATGCCCAGGTCTTCCAAAAACTCTGCTTTTTCTTCTTCATCCAATTCGGCAATTTCAGCTTCCAGCTTATTACAGATAGGGACGAGAATCGCGCCTTCGGACTCGGCGATACCACGCACGATATCCAGTAGCGGGTTATCTTCAAAGCCGTCTTCATCGACATTGGCGATATACATGGTGGGTTTGGTGGTCAGCAGGTGCAATCCGGGTAAAACGTCTTTTTCGGCTTCACTTAATTCCAGTGAACGAACCGGCAGGCCTTCAGAAAGGTGAGGAATCATTTTCTCGATTAAGGCTTTTTGTGCAATAGATTCTTTATCGCCACCTTTGGCGGTGCGAGTGACTTTCTGTAGCTGCTTTTCAACGCTTTCCAAATCTGCCAGTGCCAGTTCCATATTGATAATCTCAATATCGTTGGCGGGATTAATGGTATTGGCAACATGGATAACATTGTCATTTTCAAAACAGCGAACCACATGGGCAATGGCGTCGGTTTCGCGAATATTAGCAAGAAACTGGTTGCCAAGGCCTTCGCCTTTAGACGCGCCTTCAACCAAGCCTGCAATGTCTACAAATTCCATGGTGGTTGCTACGACTTTTTCAGGTTTTACTATTTCGGCCAGCTTGTCCTGACGAGGGTCGGGAATGGGCACGATACCTGAGTTAGGCTCGATGGTACAAAACGGAAAATTTTCCGCATCGATACCGGCTTTAGTCAGTGCATTAAATAGCGTGGATTTACCGACATTGGGTAGGCCGACGATTCCGCAATTAAATCCCATAACAATTTCTCTTGTAGGGTGGATTACAATCCACCGGTTTTTCAGGTTTAGGCTTTGGTGGATTGTAATCCACCCTACGAGGTTAGCCTTTGAATGTGTGTAAGTAGTTCATCGCCTTGGCCCAGTCGCCATTAATGGCATCGGGTAGGGCGCGTATGGCTTCATCAATTGCATCCAGCATTTTTTGATGATCAGCCTGTGGGGCTTTATTTAAAACATAGCCGCTAACCAGGTTGGCAGAGCCGGGGTGGCCTATACCAATGCGCAAGCGGTGAAAATTTTTGTTATTGCCGCATTTGGCAATAATATCGCGCAGGCCATTATGGCCGCCGTGGCCGCCGCCCTGTTTAAAGCGGGCTGTGCCGATATCGATATCCAGTTCATCGTGTGCGACTAACACTTCATCTATGGCTACTTTATAAAAGTTACACATGGATGCTACTGCCTGACCGCTGCGATTCATAAAGGTGGTTGGAATAACCAAACGTATATCGTGGCCTTCCAGATTGATACGGCTGGTGAGGCCAAAAAATTTACTCTCTTCTTTCAGTTGCGCACTCTGCTGGCGGGCAAGCTCTTCTACAAAAAGCGCACCGGCATTGTGGCGGGTCTGTTCGTATTCTCGGCCTGGATTGCCTAAGCCAACGATAAGTTTAATCGTGCTCACTGTCAGGGTCCTTCAATCATTCCATCTGCTTAAAACACAAAATGGGGACAAAGTCCCCATTTTATAGTGAAGCGGGGTATCGCAAGCAATACCCTTGGTGGAAGAAGATTACTCTTCGCCGCCTTCTGCTTCGCCTTCACCTTCAGCTGCTTCTTCTGGTGCAGCTTCTTCCTCATCACTGCCGCCTTTAGTGGCGTTAACCGCTGAAACCAGCAAGTCGTGATCAGCACCGTGAGATAGAGCCACACTCTCAACACCTTTAGGTAGAGTAAGGTCTGAAAGGTGAATGTTCTCACCCAGCTTAAGCTCAGCCATATCCACTTCGATATATTCAGGCAGGTCTTTAGGTAGACAGCTAACTTCAATATCGTTAAGGGCGTGAGAAATAGTACCGCCTTCCATTTTAACGCCGAAGCAAGCTTCTTCGTTAATAAAGTGAAGAGGAACCTGAATGGTCAGCTTGGTTTTGGCATCAACACGCAAGAAATCAACGTGCATAATGGTTTCTTTCGCAGGGTGGCGTTGCATATCTTTAACAACAACTTGCTCTGCTTTGCCATCAATAGACAGGTCAACCAGGCTGGTAAAAAACGCTTCGCTTTCAGCAAGCTTAACGATTTCGTTCATAGCAACGGTGACAGGTGAAGGCTTGTTTTTACCGCCATAGACGATACCAAGCACACGGTTTTCCAGACGACGTAGGCGGCGGCTCGCACCTTTCCCCAAGTCAGCTCTGGTCTCTGCATTTAATTTAAATTCGCCAGACATAATAAGTCTCCTTTAGTTAGCGAAAAACACCCATTACCTGCGACCAGTAATGGGTGTGGTTATGGATTGATTATCAGCTTTATAAAACGCTATCTAATCGCTCCGATTGTATTAGCGGCTATGTCTTAACGAAATAGCGCGCTAATGGATTCTTCGTTGCTGACTCGACGTACCGACTCGGCTAACAGGTTTGCCATGGTCAGCGTGCGAATTTTACCGCAGGCTTTGGCAGCTTCCGTTAACGGAATGGTGTCAGTTACAACTAACTCATCTAATTGTGAGTTATTTAAATTATCTAATGCCTTGCCAGACAATACCGGGTGGGTACAGTAGGCAACCACTTTGGTGGCACCGTTTTCTTTTAGTGCGGCGGCGGCTTTACATAAGGTGCCCGCTGTATCGACCATATCGTCGACGAGTACACAGGTGCGGCCTTCAACTTCACCAATAATATGCATGACCTGCGCTTCGTTCGCCTGTGGGCGACGTTTGTCGATAATGGCTAAATCGCAATCATCTAACTGTTTAGCTACAGCGCGAGCGCGAACAACACCGCCGATATCGGGAGATACCACTACCATATTGGGGTATTCCTGAGTGTTGATATCGTCTAACAGAACCGGTGAGCCATAAACGTTATCTACGGGTACGTCGAAAAACCCCTGAATCTGTTCAGCGTGCAGGTCGACGGTTAGTACTCTGTCTACACCA comes from the Oceanicoccus sagamiensis genome and includes:
- a CDS encoding chemotaxis protein CheW, yielding MNDSIPADNLSQYLTFCLHDELLGLNLHWVKEVIEVKTITALPRAPQYVRGVINLRGQVIPVIDLRIKFSIVAKPLTVDSCIIIVESQVNEETVVIGVMVDSVSDVLTVEADDKEPAPGMGGGIEHQFIEGLARLGDHFITLLDSKVVFSLEEMLVGSPSQSVDACAARPAQPVDKVQAAC
- a CDS encoding protein-glutamate methylesterase/protein-glutamine glutaminase, producing MPRMDGLTFLRKIMQQHPLPVVICSSLVGKGSETLSKAIEYGATEIIAKPQSGTQLFLQESRITIIDAVKAASLVKPKKLVAARLVPSKKQNADVMLAKPLGSAMSETTERIVVVGASTGGTEALTRFLQALPNNCPGVVIVQHMPEGFTRSFAERLDGLCAVSVKEARNGDSILRGHVLIAPGNHHLMCKRSGARYFVEIKQGPLVSRHRPSVDVLFRSAAKYAGKNVLGIILTGMGDDGAKGMKEMHDAGALTIAQDEATSVVFGMPNEAIKAGGVDKILPLDQIAGQLIR
- a CDS encoding CheR family methyltransferase, yielding MLAIHQESLSSSDFERIAAYVFCRAGLRLTDNKRSMVEGRLRHRLKALKLATFEAYTDYVFGPQGQLESVYLVESLTTHKTHFFREQQHFDYLRQHYLPLWVDRPNNASRTLKVWSAGCSTGEEAYSLAMLLLEWNQYHQKIKFEVYATDISRAVVVKAVNGLYREAEVSDVPLALRQKYFLRSVANTNVVKMGPELQSCVSFGTLNLLNDHYTLPGRFDIIFCRNVLIYFDRPTEEKVINQLCRKLKPQGHLFLGHSESITGLNVPLDTLGATTYKLKG
- a CDS encoding EAL domain-containing protein, whose protein sequence is MRIKVYLAILVFCCLLSGYALDQVLSLQFRQLQWLDHKLHENRLLAKDLERIKGNAAQYLVSTDLIMGSGSSYLAHGAIKIGNYLIEDLRRVRNEYGESLPIEKIVASVNHIVEINKLVDAAQFDSESLEAVVESSWLVIYDDHAYKLSKHIAYLSSLVDKRLVAKTGRRDSAERSLMWVSWFSRLVFLLIVIILWFWANKKICKPLYFLQKSSSEAVSGGEFTITKDAPKEILHLSNDFKKLTETLFHQADHDPLTGLNNRRSFERHMANMNPIEDGMNYICFIDLDYFKTINDSCGHDVGDEILVKVARLLSHSVRSCDMVARLGGDEFVIVLNDCNLPAAKKINNKICNAIRDIRYCSAGEEYYLSASIGISASFNRGKTTTEILGTADIACNLAKESGRNAVHAFDKAHDNLSLREEKMVSIHQIDAALSNGDFVLYKQDIVSLSDTPQDSGIEILLRMKNKEGGLIGPDQFLPVADRYNKIVEIDRCVVATAFNWFDAHPSVLKDLAFVSINLSVKSLSNKRFENFVIDTVVHSHVPARKICFEITETAAIDNITRVQGFMNNVKAIGCTFALDDFGSGHSSYSYIKDLPSDALKIDGSFVVGMLQNPLDYAAVKSICEISKAANQKIVAEFVENEAIVAQLKELGVDYAQGYYFSKPEPLSSLKHKRIFNSNRLRPAVCYKPLLN
- the ychF gene encoding redox-regulated ATPase YchF, which codes for MGFNCGIVGLPNVGKSTLFNALTKAGIDAENFPFCTIEPNSGIVPIPDPRQDKLAEIVKPEKVVATTMEFVDIAGLVEGASKGEGLGNQFLANIRETDAIAHVVRCFENDNVIHVANTINPANDIEIINMELALADLESVEKQLQKVTRTAKGGDKESIAQKALIEKMIPHLSEGLPVRSLELSEAEKDVLPGLHLLTTKPTMYIANVDEDGFEDNPLLDIVRGIAESEGAILVPICNKLEAEIAELDEEEKAEFLEDLGMEEAGLNRVIRAGYELLGLHTYFTAGVQEVRAWTIPLGATAPEAAGVIHTDFQRGFIKAEIMSYEHFVEFNGEQGAKEAGKLRLEGKDYVVQDGDVIHFKFNV
- a CDS encoding chemotaxis protein CheW, producing the protein MSEWIDTNVGQYLNFELDDTLYGINIRSIKEVLDLCEITPLPSSADYLRGVINLRGQVVPVIDLKLRFGLAVTEMTVDTCILILEIKDSQGELFLLGALADSVREVIDLSASDIDPPPQVGSSVNSAFIYGVGQHDGAFVVLLDAQSLSSHDDLEAIKVAASVVGPEGESVDEHCHEEGVASYE